ATCTAGAGCAGGAATAGGATATCTTATTGTATATGGTGGTCAGGTATTCAAATTAGACTTAGTTATGATGAGTGTCATTATATTAGCAGTTCTTACAGCATTAATGTACAAATGCATTTCTATAGTTGAAAATAAGTTTATGAAATGGCGTCAATAAATTAACTTAAGTATAGCTTGTTAAGTACGTATTATTAAACATTTAACAGGCTATACTTAATATTTTTAATAATCAAATATTAGTTCTTACATATAAATGCCCATCCCTCTGTTTTCTAAGTCTTCTAAAGTTTAATATTCTTTTCATTTCTTAATCATATTCACCATCAGCGTTATCATATATTAAACTGATTGAATCTCATCTATTTATTATTTTTAAATCACTACATTCAATTAAAAATTTCACTTTATTTTCTTTTAATCTATATTTTAAAGTAGTATCTTTTCACTATAATTAGATCTTATTTATAAAAGATATTGAATTTATAGAAAATTTTTATTATAATTTTATTAATTCTTAGTAATTTTATCTATTTTCATGGGTATATATTATATAAAGTATATATTAAGGAGGTAATTTATGTATTTATCAATTTTTAGTGCAATAATAGTACTATTATTTTTATACTTTTTACACAAGAAAAAAGTCAGCTTTGGAATAAGAGTATTTGCTGCTATGGCTATAGGTATAGCATTTGGTATTATTTTTAATAAGAACGCATTATTAGTAGGAACAATTGGAGATATCTTTATTAGATTGATTAAAATGCTTGTATTCCCATTAGTTACTACATCTATTATTTCAAGTATTACTCTTTTAGAAAGTCCTTCTCAATTAAAAAAGATTGGATTAAAAACTGTAGGTACATTTTTATTTACCGCAATCATAGCTAGCTTAATTGGAATTATTGTAGGAAATATCTTAAATGTTGGCTCAGGGGTAAATCTTGTAGCTGATAGTAGCTTTAAAGCAAGAGAGATTCCTAAGTTTACTGAAGTTATTCTAGATTTTATTCCTTCAAACCCTATACAACAAATGGCTGAAGGCAAAGTTTTACCTGTTATAATATTTTCAATGTTCATAGGTATAGCAATAATAATAGAAGGTCACAAAAGACCAGAAGCTGTTAAACCTGTTAAAGACTTTATAAAATCTTTCAGTGAAGTAATGTTTAGAGTAACTAAAATCGTGTTGAAATTTACACCTTATGGTGTATTTGG
This sequence is a window from Gottschalkia purinilytica. Protein-coding genes within it:
- a CDS encoding dicarboxylate/amino acid:cation symporter, whose amino-acid sequence is MYLSIFSAIIVLLFLYFLHKKKVSFGIRVFAAMAIGIAFGIIFNKNALLVGTIGDIFIRLIKMLVFPLVTTSIISSITLLESPSQLKKIGLKTVGTFLFTAIIASLIGIIVGNILNVGSGVNLVADSSFKAREIPKFTEVILDFIPSNPIQQMAEGKVLPVIIFSMFIGIAIIIEGHKRPEAVKPVKDFIKSFSEVMFRVTKIVLKFTPYGVFGIMAAMSAEYGLKTLLPLGKVIVAVYLAAILHVVLTYGSLVTFVAKVNPLRFFKKILPVQVIAFTTRSSFGSLPVTLETLTDEVKVSDKIASFVAPLGATINMDGCGGLYPAISAIFIANIFNVDLTITHYILLIVVSTLASIGTAGVPGTASIMTTVVLTSLGLPLEGLAMLLGIDAILDMARTWVNVTGDTVTALVVANSEGEFDREAFNS